A single window of BD1-7 clade bacterium DNA harbors:
- the chbR gene encoding HTH-type transcriptional regulator ChbR: MGFQTTYILLIILDAQDFYISPRLYFLCLTVIFLAGPITLGYVSHISSRRSVSVVDFLPCLIPILLLLVAPDLISSRGLFEIATEADYNEPAYLALFNFLSLLAGIQVTLYLALATRMVLHMRADWEFYQSKTLPRSWHQTVEALGVIWIVTVLQVISAFLNPAGDSMSIGDIGFILQVIYFISIACKIALFQPAEIHIPARPSLFEAETDYGDASVLPNPAKSTASNKVTNTANVNSSTVPLPVNQPNEEVVKEFKKNEQAKKSTSAAEASEITLETKAPETDTSDQAFGDIGQAFTRIKDAVCDHRWYQQEDLSLVNLAALLETTTHKLSEIINKGSGQSFYEFINGLRISHAAQCLIERPDDTITDIYFDAGFTSKSTFYNTFKKQYGCTPTQYRKQHQATEPE; the protein is encoded by the coding sequence ATGGGATTCCAAACCACTTACATCCTGCTGATTATTTTGGATGCTCAAGATTTCTATATCTCACCACGCCTGTACTTTTTATGCTTAACGGTGATCTTTCTCGCCGGCCCGATCACACTCGGTTACGTCAGCCATATTTCTAGCCGGCGCTCAGTGTCCGTAGTGGACTTCTTACCCTGCCTGATCCCAATACTCTTATTGCTTGTTGCACCCGATTTGATATCAAGTCGCGGATTATTCGAGATCGCCACCGAGGCGGATTACAATGAACCGGCCTACCTCGCGCTGTTCAACTTTCTTAGCTTATTGGCAGGTATACAGGTGACACTTTACCTCGCACTGGCAACTCGAATGGTTTTGCACATGCGCGCTGACTGGGAGTTTTATCAAAGTAAAACGCTGCCCAGAAGCTGGCACCAAACGGTTGAAGCACTGGGCGTGATTTGGATCGTAACGGTATTGCAGGTGATCAGTGCGTTTTTAAACCCTGCCGGCGACAGTATGTCGATTGGTGATATCGGCTTTATCTTGCAGGTGATTTATTTCATCAGTATCGCCTGTAAAATCGCGCTATTTCAGCCTGCGGAAATACATATTCCAGCCCGCCCATCTTTGTTTGAGGCTGAAACTGACTACGGCGACGCTTCAGTTCTACCCAACCCAGCCAAATCCACCGCCTCCAACAAAGTCACAAACACAGCCAACGTTAATTCAAGCACCGTGCCTTTACCCGTCAATCAGCCCAATGAAGAAGTGGTTAAAGAATTCAAGAAAAACGAACAAGCCAAGAAATCAACATCAGCCGCAGAAGCTTCAGAAATCACGCTCGAAACAAAAGCACCTGAAACCGACACGTCCGATCAGGCATTCGGCGATATTGGCCAAGCATTTACACGTATAAAGGATGCCGTTTGCGACCACCGATGGTATCAACAGGAAGACCTATCCTTGGTCAATCTTGCCGCCCTGCTGGAGACAACAACCCACAAACTCTCCGAAATCATCAATAAAGGTAGCGGCCAGAGTTTTTATGAGTTCATCAACGGGCTTCGCATCAGTCACGCCGCGCAGTGTTTGATCGAACGGCCCGATGACACGATCACTGATATCTATTTCGACGCGGGGTTTACCAGTAAATCCACCTTTTACAACACCTTTAAAAAACAGTATGGCTGCACACCCACCCAATACCGCAAACAACATCAGGCCACTGAACCGGAATAA